In one window of Hyla sarda isolate aHylSar1 chromosome 1, aHylSar1.hap1, whole genome shotgun sequence DNA:
- the LOC130365077 gene encoding histone H3-like centromeric protein A isoform X2 yields the protein MRQTQKPSSRRKTKTPQKRTEESTPPPPKKPRTSAPPKEPVASTSRENPGPSPRFARATERPETSRRESTQATRRYRPGNRALMEIRKFQKTTDLLIRKAPFARLVREICLEYTRGVPFLWQSMALMALQEASEAFLTRLFQDSYLCSIHAKRVTLHKEDIQLARRIRGIQEGLG from the exons ATGAGACAAACTCAAAAGCCCTCCTCTCGCAGGAAGACTAAGACTCCACAAAAGAGGACTGAGGAATCGACGCCACCACCACCAAAGAAGCCTAGAACGTCAGCGCCACCAAAGGAACCTGTAGCATCGACTTCACGGGAGAATCCTGGACCGTCTCCTCGGTTTGCGCGTGCTACTG aaaGACCAGAAACCAGTCGCAGGGAGAGCACACAAGCAACAAGACGCTATCGCCCAGGTAACAGAGCACTGATGGAAATAAGAAAGTTCCAAAAAACCACCGATCTGCTCATCCGGAAAGCTCCATTTGCCAGGCTG GTTAGAGAAATTTGCCTGGAGTATACCCGTGGTGTGCCATTCCTCTGGCAAAGCATGGCACTTATGGCTTTACAAGAG GCATCTGAGGCTTTCCTTACGCGTCTGTTTCAAGATTCCTACCTCTGCAGTATCCATGCAAAGAGGGTCACTCTCCATAAGGAGGATATACAGCTTGCAAGAAGAATCCGGGGCATCCAGGAAGGACTTGGATAA